The DNA window acacagtctcaaagaaataCATTAGTAAAAACACTACGCGTCATGGTtgaaatcctgcagtgcacgcaaggtcccccctgctcaagccGCGCATGTCAGCgtcgaagtttgccaatgaccatctggatgatccagaggaggatggagaaggtcatgtggtctgatgagacaaaatagagcttttttggttcTAAACTCCACCGCcgttgtttggaggaagaagaaggttgagtacaaccccaagaacacctccCAACGGTGAGCTGGAGGTGACACATAATTCTTTGGtttggatgcttttctgcaaaggggacagacgactgcaaccgtattgaggggaggatggaatggggccatgtattgcgagatcttggccaaaaacctccttcctcagtaagagcattgaagatgggtcgtgggctGGATCTTTCCGCTGACAAcgacgaaacacacagccagggcaataaggagtggctccgtaagaagcatctcaagtcctggagtggcctagcagtctccagacctgacccaatagaaatcttggagggagcctTGAacgtcgtattgcccagcgaccagccccgaaacctgaggatctggagaaggtatgtaaaggaggagtgggcaaaatccctgctgcagtgtggtgcaaaacctggtcaaatacctaaggaaacgtatgatctttgtaattgcaaacaaaggtttctgtaccaatttagttctgctttctgatgtaatcaaatactttatgtcatgcaataaattgcaattattacttaaaatcatacaatgagatttttctggatttttgttttagattccgtctctcacagttgaagtgtacctatgataaaagatTACAGACtctaatgctttgtaagtaggaaatctGCAAAATCGCATGTATCAAATACTGAGTTCTCCCACTGTAtagtatatatactgtaaatgGCTTTGGATTAAAGTGACTGCTAAAATGGCTTTGGATTAAAATGACTGTTCTAAATGGCTTTGGATTAAGTGACTGCTACATGGTTTGGATAAAAGTGGACTGCTAAATGGCTTGGATGAGAGTGACTGTAAATTGGCTTTTGATAAAGTGACTGCTATGGCTTTGGATAAAGTGACTGCTTAAATGGCTTTGGAttaaagtgactgctaaatgtcTTTTGGATTAAAGTGACTGCACATGGCTTTGGATTAAAGTGACCTGCTCAATGGCTTTGGAATTAAAGTGACTGCTAATGGCTTTGGATTAAAGTGAACTGCTAAATGGCTTTGGATTAGAGTGACTGCTAAATGGCTTGGattaaagtgtctgctaaatggcttttTGGAttaaagtgactgctaaatggcTTTGGAttaaagtgactgctaaatggcTTTTGGATAAAGGTGTCTTCTAAGATTTTTCAATTATTACGCTTTATTTAACTTAACCtacaagtcagtttagaacaaattcttattttcaatgacgcctaggaacagtggtggtaaactgcctgttcagggcgaATGCAGAATTTTGCTACCCttgttcagctcggggattcgtcaGATAACTTTGTTACTAGTGCAATCGCTACtatacactaggctacctgttataTTAGTGAAGGAGGCACAATTGGTGTATCTTAGTCATTGGAAACTGTGGATACTGTTATTTGGGCTCTGGGGCGCAGTGGTGTCTAAGACAGACTGATTAGTGCAAAGAGGCGTCACTGCGTTTACTGGTTTTTTTTCGCGAAAACCAGGATGCATCACATCCGGCCTGTGTTGGGAGTCCTGTAGGGTggcggacaattggcccagcgtcgtccgggttggccggggtaggctgtcattgtaaataagaatttgttcttaactgacttgcctagttaaataaatacattattgacTCATATAACTACTGTATATCTCTGTACAGAAATGCCAATAAGAACTGGACCAGGATTCAGGACCACTTCTTCTTTGGTGTCTTTCATCCTGTTAGAGACTATAGTGTGGAAGTAAGACACTGCAACCATTGTATTGTTGATTGATTGTGTGAATTTGAAGAATCAAATGTTTTTGTATGTGAATCTTTTAAAATCTCTTGARTCATTGTAATTTGACCTAATTGCTTAGGGTCTCTAAAAASGAATYAACTGAGTGGTGATTGAGGAGAGYCGACGTGTGTAAACTGTCCCTTTTCCTCCCGTCTCTCCCATGCCAGACCATATTCTACACATTCCCCAGCCTATCGGAGGTGTTTGAGGACGAGTGGATTCCGCCCTGGAAGTTTGAGAAATTGGTGGACTTCTCCCAGAGTGCATCTCTRCCGTTGAGAAACCCTGTCCCTGACCTGAGCCAGATTCAGCCTGGAGACTGGATCCAGCAGGATAAAGGTACATTCCCCTGAGGGGATAAATTAAGTTGTATTGACCTGAAAAAGGTATCACCACTAGATGGKAGCAGAGACTGTACCCAACAGACAGCTACTCTGGTTAAAGTGGAGATCACAGCTATTCAACTATTGGGCTGAAGTACTGCTMGTTCTCctttctacctggtagttaaaTGATCAATTCATGAAATTGATTGGCCAAGTCCCTGATTTTCTAATGAAGGAATGAGAACCAGAAGTGTTCTGGCCCTCCAGGACTTCKGTTTAAAAGCCCTGGTGTAGATGCctcagtgtgttgttgtttgttaggGGATCAGGATGGTGAGGAGCGCTGGGCCGAGGTCCAGAAGAAGATGACCCCCTGGAGGTTGGGGATCCAGGAACAGGAGCCAGAGCTGGGTCTGGTGCCCCAGCAGAGAGCAGCACGCCTGGGCAAGCTGCACAGTGCCCTCCTGGTGGTTGCCTCGCTCATAGACAAGCCCACCAACCTGGGAGGttagttatttattttctatttaaccTCTATTTATACAGGTAAGTCAATGCTGAACAACTTGGTACAGGATGAATGTTTTAACCATCATCTGCTGATCTCTCTGGGTTCTATGTGTAACGGAGGTGGAATGATGAACCATGTTCacatgatgagtaaccttgcttgagacctgaagacttgcgttAGCTCCCCAGGCTTGAGCTCAAGGAGCTAACACAGTTATGTAGTGTGCAGgagaccctggtttgaatccagtcgGTCACATATGAACCCACAGCCATTTCTATCCAGCTATATTGTGCTCGATTGGGTGTTGTTGCATGTCTTCTTTATTTTCCATTAAGCTACCCCAATATACTTGGTGTTGCTAAGCGTTGCCAtgcaaacagagagcagcaggctGAGCTACATAAACCAATCAGTCCTAATCAGAGTTTGTCTAAGGACCACTAGGACTACATCATAACAGACTCATTTATTGTTCTCCACTGGGCTGCTGTATTGCTGCGCTGCCTGTTATCTCAGTTTATGTAGCCTTACGTTGATGTAATGAGTTATACAGGAGAAGAACCTTTATGAACCAagtgacatttttatttatttaacctttatttaactagacaagtcagttaagaagaaattcttattttcaatgacgccctAGGTACAGTGGGTTAACACCCTTGTTTAGGgcaacgacatatttttaccttgtcagctcggggatttgatcttgcaccctttcggttactagtccaacactctaaccactaggcttcctgccgcccaGCTATgtccaaataacaccctattccctatgtagcgcactacttttgaccagagcccgtttttccctggtcaaagtagtacactatatagggaacagggtgccattcgggCACAGCCACGATGATATAAAAGAGGAGAGTAGAGTGAGATTGTGAATTGGACTGTAAATGTTTATCATTTATCCACAGAAGGAGCAAGAAACATGAGAGGAAGGTTTGTTCTGTCTAGCCCTGACTGTCCCTGCTCTTGTCCAGCGTTTGCTAGGTACAACCTCCCAGATGTCTTGGTCCAGGCTGTTAGGATCTAGGATAACCTCCCCCAGATATTCTGGTCCAGGCCTGTTTGGTCTAGGATACACCTCCCCAGATGTCTGGTCCAGGCTGTTTGGTCTAGGATCACCTCCCCAGATGTTGGTCCAGGCTGTTAGGTCTAGGATACAACTCCCCGATGTCTGGTCCAGGCTGTTTGGTCTAGGATACAACCTCCCCAAATGTCTTGTCCAGGCTGTTTGGTCTAGGATACAACCTCCCAGATATCTGGTCCAGGTCTGTTGGTCTAGATACAACCTCCCCATATGTCTGGTCCAGGCTGTTTTGGTCAGGATAAACCTCCCCAGTGTCTGGTCCAGGCTGTTTGGTTCCAGGATACAACCTCCCCAGATGTCTGGTCCAGGCTGTTTGGTCTAGGATACACACCTCCCAGATGTCTGGTCCAGAGCTGTTTTGGTCTAGGATACAACCTCCCCAGATGTCTGTCAGGCTGTTCTTGGTCTAGGTACAACCTCCCCAGATGTCTGGTCCAGGCTGTTTGGTCTAGGATTTACACCTCCCCAGATGTCTGGCTCCAGACTGTTTGGTCTAGGATACAACCTCCCCAGTATGTTTGTCCGGTGTTTGGTTAGGATAACCTCCCCAGATGTTTCCAGGCTGTTTGGTCTTGGATAACACCTCCCCAATGTCCTGGTCCAGGCTGTTTGGTCTAGGATACACCTCCCCAAATGTCTTGGTCCAGGCTGTTTGGTCCTAGGTACAACTCCCCAATGTCTTGTCAGGGCTGTTTGGTTCTAGGATACAACCTCCCCAATGTCTGAGTCCAGGCTTGTTTGGTCTAGGATACGCAACTCCCCAATGTCTGGTCCAGGCTGTTTGGTCTAGGAATACAACCTCTCCAGATGTCTGGTCCAGGCTGTTTGGTCTAGGTACAACCTCCCCAGATGTCTGGTCCAGGCTGTTTGGTCTGGATACCACCTCCCTCATATGTCTGTGTCCAGGTGTTTGGTCTAGGATACAAACCTCTCAGATGTCTGGTCCAGGCTGTTTGTGCTAGGATACAACCCCCAGATGTCTGGTCCAGGCTGTTTGGTCTGAGGATACAACCTCCCAGATGTCTGGTCAGGCTGTTGGTCTGGTACAAACCTCCCTAGATGGTCTTGTCCAGGCTGTTTGGTCTAGGACTCAACCTCCCCATATGTCTGGTCCAGGCTGTTGGTCTAGGATTACAACCTCCCCAAATGTTCTTGTCCAGCTGTTTTGGTCTAGGATACAACCTCCCCAGATGTCTTCTGTCCAGGCTGTTTGGTCGAGATACAACCTCCCATATCTCGGTCCAGGCTGTTTGGTCTGGGATACAACCTCCGCCAAATGTCTTGTCCAGGCCTGTTTGGTCTTAGTCTACAACCTCCCCAAGTGTCTGTACAGCTGTTTGGTCTAGGATACAACCTCCCCAATATGTCTGGTCCAGGCTGTTTGGTCTAGGATACAACCTCCCCACAAAGTACTGTCACTAGGTCCAGGCTTCTTGTCAGATACACTTCCACATTGTGCTGGTCCAGGCTGTTTTGGTCTAGGAATACAACCTCCCCATATGATCTGTTCTGTTCCAGGCTGGTTGGTCTAGGCAAACAACCTCCCACATGTCTGTCCAGGCTGTTTGGTTCTAGGAATTACAACCTCCCCAGATTGTTGGTCCAGGCTGTTTGTCTAGGGATACAACCTCCCCAGAATGTCTGGTTCCAGGGCTGTTGGTTCTAGATACAACCTCCCAGATTGTCTGGTCCAGGCTGTTTGGTTTAGGATACAACCTCCCCCAGTGTCTGGTTCAGGCGTTTGGTCtaggatacaaccttcccagatGTCTGGTTCCAGACTGTTTGGTTTAGGATACAACCTCCCCAGATGTCTGGTCCAGGCTGTTTGTGGCTAGGATACAACCTCCCCAATGTCTGGTCCAGGCTGTTTGGTCTTAGATATAACAACCTCCCAGATGTCTGGTCCAGGGTGATTTAGCTAGGATACAACCTCCCCAGATGTCTTGCGATCCATGCCCTCGTTCTTGGTTTTAGGATACACACCCTCCCAGAGTTTGGTTCCAGGCTTGTTTGGTCCATGATTAACCACCTCCCCGATGTCTGGTCCAGGCTGTTTGCTAGATACAACTCTCCCCAGATGTCTGGTCCAGCTGTTTGCCTAGGATACAACCTCCCCAGATGTCTGTCCAGGCTGTTGGTTCTAGGATACAACCTCCCCAGATATCTGGTCCAGGCTGTTTGGTCCTAGGATACAACCTCCCCGATGTCTGGTCCCGGCTGTTTGGTCTAGGATACAACCGTCCCAGACTATTTTCCAGGCTGTTTGGTCTAGGATACAACCTCCCCAGATGTCTTGTTGTGTAAtgacttttctttctttttttaaaRCAAATGTTTCTGTTTTTTCCTTTGAATGRAARATATCCAGGTAATGTCTATATAAGCGTTTYTATCCCACAGAAATGTTAAAYAGCCGCTGGTTGTTGATTTGGTCATTTGTTGACATTCCTTTTGRCTTACACGGTCACTCACTCAGAAACACCTTATGTAAGACTTTGCATGTTAGAGAACGATAGCGATMTGTTAAGSTAACCTTTAGGATATATGTTGCCATCATACTTGTAGATTTAGCACACAGAGacattttgtacatatttttCTATATTAGGAATCAGACTCAATGGTACTGCAYAAAGTCCTGGATGTGTCCACATAGGTTGTTAGGTTGATACTGTACATAGAGATAGGCTACATCATATGCATTCAGTAGAGATAATGATGCTGTGGTAAKTCTTTAATTGATCCAATAKATGATTAACAACAAAtacaatgaaatgaaaatgtaataCAGTGAAAATTGAYTTAAAtgtaaatcaaatatatttatacaaGGTACTATGTTAAAACAGACTCGGTACAGTTTGTCATCGTAGATGTGTCTAGTTCATCACCTCCATGTCCCATATTAAAGGTTGACTTTGGGAGAAAACTCAAAGAATGCAGTTTAACTGTGTAACTGATCAATGCACCGCCATACAACTTCATTTAATgcttaaaaaaatgaaatggatGAATACTACATTTGGTTACAGAAGTGSCATTTCTTACCGATCTCTACAGCTTCTGTCCAAAACTAAATCCTCGGAAATGATGTCAACAAATACTGAAGGAGTAAGCAGCAGACCCTGAAAAGGGGGAGACGTGAATCTGACTMTCACTAATCCCTCTCCGACCATATACTTGAGCAGTGGAATCTGCTAAGGTAAACTCATCTTCGTAGTACTAGCTACTAACATTATGCTAtttactaatgttagctaggctaacgCTAGCACACAGTGACTAGTTTTGCTAACGAACTAGCTACGATAGAAGACCGTTGGTGTTAACTAATACAGTTACTTTTTCTGACGAGGGAGTAACTTATTATCATCATCTCGATGAGCCACCAAAGGCACACCCCGTTTCTGTTCGAAAATTGAGAAAattgataaatacatttgatttgattttgatttgagttaacccactgttcccggtaggccgtcattgtaaaataagaatttgttcttaactgacttgcatagtttaaataaaggttcaattaaaaaatatatagaaatgtGAGAACCATTTTAGGTCTTTTTGTTCAGGGATTCTAACCCTGAAAAGTCTCTTCTTTCATAGTTCTCATCACTCTTTCCTCCACCCTTGCTATAAGAATGAGAATTGAGCGATAAGGTATTATTTATCCAAGTCTTTGACTAGAAAGGGTTCCTTTTCTTTGAGTGCAGTAAAGAATGCAGCTTTGACATGTGGTCCACCTGAATTCAGTGCCTCGTATATCACTCTCATATTGTCCTGCCAGGTCGGTGCAGCGCTGATATTTGCATTGATCTCTTCACCAATCATGCCCtttgtcaagagaacatctgCTATGGCAGACACATTATTGACTCTTTGAATGAGCTGTGGTCTGAATTGATCAACAAACTCAATGTCTCTTGTGGATGAATCATCTCTGTATTCATCTGTTCGTATTTCAGCTTTCCATAAAGATTCTCCCTTCTCACTTATCAACTCCATCGCAGCATCCTTTATGTACACTTCAAAGTAGTTTGGCCTGGTGCTTCTCAGCTTGATCTTTTCTGGCGTAATCGAGGATTGACACGAGGTCTTGAGGGTGAAGCGACTCCCCTTCCGATGGGACTTCTCCGGCTTTGGCTTTGGAAGTCTTAAGAATCCATATGACTTCTCCTGTGCCTCCACCTCCCGTGCTAGAGAAGGATCACATCGGATCAGATATGTGTGTAAGGTGAGGAGTGCTCTGGTGGACCTGAAGATCAGAAGGTCACAGTGCACTCTCCAATGCAACCCACGTCTCAGTACCAAACCCCTGCcagagaaggagggatgaagcAGTTTGGCGTGGAACCGCGTCACCTCATCCACTTCTTCCACAAGCACTCTGTTGTCTTTCACATGTAGAACCTTCATGTCTTCTCTCAAGGAGGATTGTGGGTAGTCTGGATCTATACAGACAAAGTGTGGCAGATWAATTTCTTCTAGTTTGCCAGAAATCATTGTGATGTCCAGTAATGGACCTCCTTCTTCAAACCGCATGTTGTTCAGAGTGGCCCTGTGAGGCTCCCAGGAGCTGAACTGGTATCGCAGGCTGACTTTGCTCTCACATACCCACCGCAGCCCTGATAAGATGCACTCGTAATGCCCTGCTGCAGAAGAGTCAAGTGTGTAGACGGTGGTCTCAMCCTCTGTAGACACGGAGGGTTCAACCTGAATCCAGGACATTGAGCTCTTTATATGGTTGCAATTCAAACATGCCTTTGGACTATCGGTTTTAAGGCCAAACTCTTTTTGAAGAAACATATTTGACTCTGAATAGTTGACTCCAATCTCTTTGGCCAGTTTAGTGATGATTGTTCCTACTGAATCCAGGGCCTTGTTGTAGAACTGTCTCATTGTTCCAGTGATGACACTACTAGCATCCTTTTGACCAGGACTAAGTTTGTCCATGATTTTTGTATGTATGACTACAAGCCTATCTACCattaagttctgtttttttaaatcacgtTCAATATTATCACCAAGAGACAGAAGAAGGGCAACTTTAGTCTTCAATTCCTGTTCACTAGGTTCTTCGCTTTCAATTACGTTTGAGAGCTCTTCAAGTTGTGACAACTGGGGTAGCAGAGGATTTGACTGTTCAGGAGTGTTGGTTTCACAGTTATCAACATCTTGATCTTTTGATGTMGCCATTTTCACTccaaaggggcaatctgcagtggCTACATCCACTTTTGGACTTATAAAGCAGTAATGTTCTTGCTAAGCCATTGACTCTAGAAGAATATAATTTTCAaatacctcatgagcttagttcaactgtcgtacKCCATCAGAACCCAGAATATAAGCTTGCTTTATGGCAACACTTGTTAACATCMtaattgtaaacaaacacggtATAGCCTCAAAARGTGAGGAAAAAATAAATCCTCTMGTATGTGTTGTCAGGTATCCACTACTGTGTATCAGTTGTAATCCATTTACTACAGGAAATGTCTAGCCAGTTTCCCTTTTTATTGTCCAAACGTCACCTTGTGAATTGGACTTCCTCCTCCCAATCTCAGTTAGTTCCACTCCTAACAGACAATGAATCAATGTCCAAATAAACAAAAGAAAGACATGAGAGAACTGCTGTGAATAGATGGGTGTGAACTGTGGGACTGTGTTTGGCTTTAATGCAGTCACATGGTCTTGAGTAAAGATGGAATATTTTTAGGTGGATTTTcaacaatatattattttatacagtgTGGCTATCATAGTGTTAGATTCCCAAAACAGAGATATTTAAATGTGAGGTCTTAAGGCTGCAACTTGTGCATCCCACAGAATCAAAAAAGCTGACGAGTATCTGGTTAAATAATCAACCTCCTTAGTACACACTTCATTAACATAAGGTTGCCAAATTAAACCTCACTGCAAAATATgacttttacagtattttatgtgcTGATCTGGGCTCTTttgcataaagaaaatatcaCTCTACCTGTAGCATTCAGAAtaactgaaacatttaaataatgttGGTGTAAAAtcattgttgtgtttttgttttgatttatatttcttGTGTGGTCTGTCTGCCGGGCTGTGTAGTAGTTAAAGGCttaatgcagccatttttatatccagtcaaatcatttctgggtaacaattaagtagttttccattaaaatttgaacaaaaatagctttttaccaaaaaAAAATCTCAAGCAATAATGTG is part of the Salvelinus sp. IW2-2015 unplaced genomic scaffold, ASM291031v2 Un_scaffold7564, whole genome shotgun sequence genome and encodes:
- the LOC112079307 gene encoding probable methyltransferase TARBP1, with amino-acid sequence MTVQSPRLGLMQDLTSWGINDHKEVHARSPLLKPRMSASKFANDHLDDPEEDGEVRALKMGRGLDLSADNDETHSQGNKEWLRKKHLKSWSGLAVSRPDPIEILEGALNVVLPSDQPRNLRIWRRNANKNWTRIQDHFFFGVFHPVRDYSVETIFYTFPSLSEVFEDEWIPPWKFEKLVDFSQSASLPLRNPVPDLSQIQPGDWIQQDKGDQDGEERWAEVQKKMTPWRLGIQEQEPELGLVPQQRAARLGKLHSALLVVASLIDKPTNLGGLCRTCEIFGASGLVLDSLRHVSDKHFQALSVSSELWLPLLEVKPVELADFLQLKKREGYCIVGVEQTANSQSLKD
- the LOC112079306 gene encoding NACHT, LRR and PYD domains-containing protein 1 homolog encodes the protein MRQFYNKALDSVGTIITKLAKEIGVNYSESNMFLQKEFGLKTDSPKACLNCNHIKSSMSWIQVEPSVSTEXETTVYTLDSSAAGHYECILSGLRWVCESKVSLRYQFSSWEPHRATLNNMRFEEGGPLLDITMISGKLEEIXLPHFVCIDPDYPQSSLREDMKVLHVKDNRVLVEEVDEVTRFHAKLLHPSFSGRGLVLRRGLHWRVHCDLLIFRSTRALLTLHTYLIRCDPSLAREVEAQEKSYGFLRLPKPKPEKSHRKGSRFTLKTSCQSSITPEKIKLRSTRPNYFEVYIKDAAMELISEKGESLWKAEIRTDEYRDDSSTRDIEFVDQFRPQLIQRVNNVSAIADVLLTKGMIGEEINANISAAPTWQDNMRVIYEALNSGGPHVKAAFFTALKEKEPFLVKDLDK